Proteins co-encoded in one Arachis hypogaea cultivar Tifrunner chromosome 13, arahy.Tifrunner.gnm2.J5K5, whole genome shotgun sequence genomic window:
- the LOC112737941 gene encoding glycerophosphodiester phosphodiesterase GDPDL3 isoform X1, producing MWSSSSMQQPLLLQLLVVQSLLVAVVLAQRSTTPAWNTLTGNRPLVVARGGFSGLFPDSTSPAYQVALSTSVSDVLLWCDVQLTKDGFGLCLADVKIDNDTDIANFYPNKSTTYSVNGVRSTGYFSVDYTSDQLANVSVVQAIYSRTNLYYGLPILTVDDIAALSKPQPSIWMNIQHDAFFSQHKLSMRSFVLAASKRVVISYISSPEVGFLRSITSRLPKVTKLVFRFMGQDVVEPSTNQTYGSLLKNLTFIKTFASGILVPKGYIWPVDSGLYLQPHTSLVSDAHKAGLEVFASDFANDNLISYNYSYDPLAEYLQFIDNGDFSVDGVLSDFPITPSEAVDCFAHLGTNATKKVNTLVISKYGASGDYPACTDLAYTKAISDGVDILDCPVQLSKDGVPFCLSSIDLIETTNAAQSTFSTLATTIPEIKSGNGIFTFSLTWDNIKSLTPSILNPYTNYSLKRNPKNRNAGEFVTLSDFLSLAKNRTSLSGVMIIVENAAYLAKKQGLGVIDSVMNALSKAGYDKPGPQKVMIRSTSSSVLLKFKEKTNYELVYEVDETISNADNAAIADIKRFASSVVINKDSVFSQDVLFLTGTTKTVSKLKSSNLSVFVETFSNEFPSQAWDFFSDATEEINSYVTGAEIDGVITDFPKTANRYRRNKCLNLGNKTPPYMAPAQPGALFQAIPPGAAPPAPAPLPPLTVSEVIEPPLPAVSKISPSPAPAGTKTGGQGNAQSRVTICAALFSFPVLLASLLLI from the exons ATGTGGAGCTCAAGTTCTATGCAGCAACCGTTgcttctccaacttcttgttgTTCAGTCGCTTCTTGTAGCTGTGGTTTTAGCTCAGAGATCCACCACACCCGCTTGGAACACACTCACTG GAAATCGTCCGTTGGTCGTAGCGCGAGGTGGTTTTTCAGGGCTATTTCCTGATTCCACAAGCCCTGCCTACCAGGTTGCATTATCAACCAGTGTATCTGATGTCCTACTGTGGTGTGATGTGCAATTAACAAAAGATGGATTCGGCCTTTGCCTTGCAGATGTCAAGATTGATAATGATACTGACATTGCAAACTTTTACCCAAACAAGAGTACTACTTACTCAGTAAATGGTGTCCGCTCCACTGGCTACTTTTCCGTGGATTATACATCAGATCAGCTAGCCAATGTCTCTG TGGTTCAGGCAATATATTCTCGAACTAATCTGTATTATGGCTTGCCAATTCTAACTGTTGACGATATAGCTGCTTTATCAAAACCACAACCAAGCATATGGATGAATATTCAG CATGATGCATTCTTTTCGCAACACAAGTTGAGTATGAGAAGCTTTGTACTTGCAGCTTCTAAAAGGGTAGTTATCAGTTATATCTCGTCACCGGAGGTTGGCTTTTTGAGAAGTATAACATCACGGCTCCCGAAAGTAACGAAGTTGGTATTCAGGTTCATGGGACAGGATGTTGTAGAACCATCAACTAATCAAACTTATGGTTCACTCTTAAAGAATCTTACATTTATCAAGACATTTGCTTCTGGAATTCTTGTTCCCAAGGGATACATATGGCCCGTAGATTCAGGCCTTTATCTGCAGCCTCATACCTCATTGGTCTCAGATGCGCATAAAGCAGGGCTGGAAGTTTTTGCATCTGATTTTGCAAATGACAATCTAATTAGCTATAATTACAGTTATGATCCTCTTGCTGAGTACCTCCAATTCATCGACAATGGTGACTTTTCTGTTGATGGTGTGCTATCTGACTTCCCCATAACACCATCTGAAGCTGTTg ATTGCTTTGCACACCTTGGAACCAATGCCACAAAAAAAG TTAACACTTTGGTTATATCAAAATATGGAGCAAGTGGAGATTATCCTGCTTGTACCGACTTAGCTTATACAAAAGCCATATCAGATGGTGTGGATATTCTCGACTGTCCAGTTCAATTGTCTAAAGATGGAGTACCATTTTGCTTGAGTTCCATTGATCTTATAGAGACTACGAATGCTGCTCAGTCAACCTTCAGCACACTTGCCACAACTATCCCAGAGATTAAGTCTGGCAATGGCATATTTACATTCAGCTTGACTTGGGATAACATAAAAAGCCTGACCC CCTCAATATTGAACCCCTATACCAATTATTCATTGAAAAGAAATCCAAAGAATAGGAATGCTGGGGAATTTGTAACATTATCGGATTTCCTATCCTTGGCAAAAAACCGGACTTCTCTGTCAGGTGTCATGATCATTGTTGAG AATGCAGCATATCTGGCAAAGAAGCAGGGGCTAGGTGTTATTGATTCAGTCATGAATGCTTTGAGCAAAGCAGGTTATGATAAACCGGGACCACAGAAAGTTATGATTCGATCCACTAGTAGCTCTGTACTACTGAAGTTCAAGGAGAAGACCAATTATGAGCTTGTCTATGAGGTTGATGAGACTATCAGCAATGCAGATAATGCCGCCATTGCGGATATAAAACGCTTTGCAAGTTCTGTGGTTATCAACAAGGATTCTGTATTTTCTCAGGATGTTCTCTTCTTGACAGGCACTACAAAGACTGTGTCAAAACTAAAATCTTCTAACCTCTCGGTTTTCGTGGAAACATTCAGCAATGAGTTTCCTTCTCAGGCATGGGATTTCTTCTCAGATGCAACTGAGGAGATCAACTCATATGTTACAGGAGCAGAAATTGATGGTGTCATCACAGACTTCCCAAAAACTGCAAATAGATACAGAA GGAACAAGTGCTTAAATTTGGGTAACAAGACACCTCCTTACATGGCACCTGCTCAACCAGGTGCTCTTTTTCAAGCCATTCCGCCCGGCGCAGCACCACCGGCTCCTGCACCGCTTCCACCTTTAACAGTCTCTGAAGTGATAGAGCCACCACTTCCCGCAGTTTCCAAAATATCCCCATCTCCGGCTCCTGCCGGAACCAAGACAGGAGGTCAGGGGAATGCACAGTCCAGGGTCACCATCTGCGCCGCCTTGTTTAGTTTCCCCGTGCTACTAGCTTCCCTTCTTTTGATTTGA
- the LOC112737941 gene encoding glycerophosphodiester phosphodiesterase GDPDL3 isoform X2, whose translation MNIQHDAFFSQHKLSMRSFVLAASKRVVISYISSPEVGFLRSITSRLPKVTKLVFRFMGQDVVEPSTNQTYGSLLKNLTFIKTFASGILVPKGYIWPVDSGLYLQPHTSLVSDAHKAGLEVFASDFANDNLISYNYSYDPLAEYLQFIDNGDFSVDGVLSDFPITPSEAVDCFAHLGTNATKKVNTLVISKYGASGDYPACTDLAYTKAISDGVDILDCPVQLSKDGVPFCLSSIDLIETTNAAQSTFSTLATTIPEIKSGNGIFTFSLTWDNIKSLTPSILNPYTNYSLKRNPKNRNAGEFVTLSDFLSLAKNRTSLSGVMIIVENAAYLAKKQGLGVIDSVMNALSKAGYDKPGPQKVMIRSTSSSVLLKFKEKTNYELVYEVDETISNADNAAIADIKRFASSVVINKDSVFSQDVLFLTGTTKTVSKLKSSNLSVFVETFSNEFPSQAWDFFSDATEEINSYVTGAEIDGVITDFPKTANRYRRNKCLNLGNKTPPYMAPAQPGALFQAIPPGAAPPAPAPLPPLTVSEVIEPPLPAVSKISPSPAPAGTKTGGQGNAQSRVTICAALFSFPVLLASLLLI comes from the exons ATGAATATTCAG CATGATGCATTCTTTTCGCAACACAAGTTGAGTATGAGAAGCTTTGTACTTGCAGCTTCTAAAAGGGTAGTTATCAGTTATATCTCGTCACCGGAGGTTGGCTTTTTGAGAAGTATAACATCACGGCTCCCGAAAGTAACGAAGTTGGTATTCAGGTTCATGGGACAGGATGTTGTAGAACCATCAACTAATCAAACTTATGGTTCACTCTTAAAGAATCTTACATTTATCAAGACATTTGCTTCTGGAATTCTTGTTCCCAAGGGATACATATGGCCCGTAGATTCAGGCCTTTATCTGCAGCCTCATACCTCATTGGTCTCAGATGCGCATAAAGCAGGGCTGGAAGTTTTTGCATCTGATTTTGCAAATGACAATCTAATTAGCTATAATTACAGTTATGATCCTCTTGCTGAGTACCTCCAATTCATCGACAATGGTGACTTTTCTGTTGATGGTGTGCTATCTGACTTCCCCATAACACCATCTGAAGCTGTTg ATTGCTTTGCACACCTTGGAACCAATGCCACAAAAAAAG TTAACACTTTGGTTATATCAAAATATGGAGCAAGTGGAGATTATCCTGCTTGTACCGACTTAGCTTATACAAAAGCCATATCAGATGGTGTGGATATTCTCGACTGTCCAGTTCAATTGTCTAAAGATGGAGTACCATTTTGCTTGAGTTCCATTGATCTTATAGAGACTACGAATGCTGCTCAGTCAACCTTCAGCACACTTGCCACAACTATCCCAGAGATTAAGTCTGGCAATGGCATATTTACATTCAGCTTGACTTGGGATAACATAAAAAGCCTGACCC CCTCAATATTGAACCCCTATACCAATTATTCATTGAAAAGAAATCCAAAGAATAGGAATGCTGGGGAATTTGTAACATTATCGGATTTCCTATCCTTGGCAAAAAACCGGACTTCTCTGTCAGGTGTCATGATCATTGTTGAG AATGCAGCATATCTGGCAAAGAAGCAGGGGCTAGGTGTTATTGATTCAGTCATGAATGCTTTGAGCAAAGCAGGTTATGATAAACCGGGACCACAGAAAGTTATGATTCGATCCACTAGTAGCTCTGTACTACTGAAGTTCAAGGAGAAGACCAATTATGAGCTTGTCTATGAGGTTGATGAGACTATCAGCAATGCAGATAATGCCGCCATTGCGGATATAAAACGCTTTGCAAGTTCTGTGGTTATCAACAAGGATTCTGTATTTTCTCAGGATGTTCTCTTCTTGACAGGCACTACAAAGACTGTGTCAAAACTAAAATCTTCTAACCTCTCGGTTTTCGTGGAAACATTCAGCAATGAGTTTCCTTCTCAGGCATGGGATTTCTTCTCAGATGCAACTGAGGAGATCAACTCATATGTTACAGGAGCAGAAATTGATGGTGTCATCACAGACTTCCCAAAAACTGCAAATAGATACAGAA GGAACAAGTGCTTAAATTTGGGTAACAAGACACCTCCTTACATGGCACCTGCTCAACCAGGTGCTCTTTTTCAAGCCATTCCGCCCGGCGCAGCACCACCGGCTCCTGCACCGCTTCCACCTTTAACAGTCTCTGAAGTGATAGAGCCACCACTTCCCGCAGTTTCCAAAATATCCCCATCTCCGGCTCCTGCCGGAACCAAGACAGGAGGTCAGGGGAATGCACAGTCCAGGGTCACCATCTGCGCCGCCTTGTTTAGTTTCCCCGTGCTACTAGCTTCCCTTCTTTTGATTTGA
- the LOC112737942 gene encoding SEED MATURATION PROTEIN 1, protein MAQSKDDITYGTAQARVSDDEALRVAYKHGTPLEAGKIAESEPVDLFQSAHNISKSSATQDSSSQEKRDSNNKEASSTEFVTGAPDLPKKVPPTMAHK, encoded by the coding sequence ATGGCACAGAGCAAAGATGATATCACGTATGGAACTGCACAAGCAAGGGTATCAGATGATGAAGCGTTGAGAGTAGCTTACAAGCATGGCACGCCACTGGAAGCAGGAAAGATCGCCGAATCTGAACCTGTTGATCTGTTTCAAAGTGCTCATAATATTTCTAAGAGCAGCGCCACGCAAGATTCTTCTTCTCAGGAAAAACGTGACTCTAACAACAAAGAAGCAAGTTCTACGGAGTTCGTTACTGGTGCTCCGGACTTGCCTAAGAAAGTGCCACCCACAATGgcacataaataa